Proteins from a genomic interval of Plasmodium reichenowi strain SY57 chromosome 11, whole genome shotgun sequence:
- a CDS encoding DEAD/DEAH box helicase, putative produces the protein MRNKYFLLHSYNCYFNNNIKPLFLLQQAKCLRTKKKKNWESPERAGIFCQEEKKKKEHLASQKYEEYSFDMNNKNLYDNNNNNNNISYNHKNYYKNFIRDKEMNEKSNHTNNDREAYNVENNNSLKHKYEEMKKKLYKKYNYHEIGSDPQNIYKYEDNYENINELNIHKMLLLGLQNIHINELNKMQINSFLTIQQGKDIIINYPDGSGKTIAYLLPILNNLYFLHDYLEQIILDSYNEKGNVVSNKNLIQKNYKINNNFNLNNELNNYLLKYSHYKNNVFFKDNTLDISNKMKKKKFDLLPSSFNETNKTKYIQGTGGRKSKSAGKNKFNHLNDTSLSMDNNTNELIINNISIMNKLIEIIKINNIKLSNLNSDYTNAEELKKLDNIIKYNITNRNNNISANIKDENKCAKDRYNEESIYRYLTLNPLQINKTVVILTINKDNISQIINVIKKLDILKRINIQTLNDVPYNDYSNNNDHMIDTQIDDVKNNMHNIHTQTHKRDNKYKSASNKLHDENVDKDYYVNNNIKEENYNLENLQVSKVTHIDNPVLCNDEIMWTYADILITTPDIFLNSYKNNNKISNNIIPSIIIFDEIDMLFQNNAYRNTMMNIFQIIKKRPEIYNPHIDISNHNIDIINESIDNALIYKKSNVNGYEEYISQDRSTNKIHNDNINNIHNDNINKMHNGNINNIHNDNINNIHNDNINNIPNDNINNIPNDNINNIHNDNINNIHNDNINNIHNNNNNNKNIYDNSNDYTCYDNYSKYARNRTNDKSDVQLNNNITNTCKNINTFYKSKNYNNRGKDKKEDTELPLIQLIYVSSTLPSVGPTTAGSMLTERFNNIVEIVSKDNYKIPNNIQTQWIELNKEKMVHLYLYDDREVEDNLKDDEERKEEYENKNNYVDLKDVSLSNKINKFEKSSFEHRLDILIYILKKYHERTIMYDMKRYNDKCDDNDKCDDNDKCDDNNKCDDNDKCDEKTASIKYFNKKKFKLIHKYPIHKTIIFVNSIKDCIKIYNFLKKHNWPVFSFHKNLSLNSRIQNLHSFSYTHTAILITTDLISRGINIKNVDHIINFHFPLDVITYIHRLGKINRLHNNVMENYNNKNINTSTLNRKKRKDEGKNKVHKKKIYLVTNLISTSNMPLADSIRNFDYSNTSLLSLFSRKKSFKMKNKRKMNENTSSRYINMETLKEIELEINDKKLTSLFDVDDERDKIQNNSSSDEGNKNNNYVKAPFTVFTLEDTDDEDENMSEYINDKYDDDDNNTSNREREKFNMMGKKGKNKNNNDTTNNRNNHNNNNNNIFISSTNTYPTNNSFHFNETEKESIQRNYNIPKNSNLNIPSWDDVQFDHKKYIIERFKQKECYLMNQVKRGKLILNNFESNNDEDELLF, from the coding sequence atgagaaataaatattttctattaCATAGTTATAATTGTTATTTTAACAATAACATCAAACCCCTTTTCCTTTTACAACAAGCCAAATGTTTAAgaaccaaaaaaaaaaaaaactgGGAATCACCTGAACGTGCAGGAATATTTTGCCAagaagagaaaaaaaaaaaagagcATTTGGCTAGTcaaaaatatgaagaatatTCCTTtgatatgaataataaaaatctatatgataataataataataataataatattagttataatcataaaaactattataaaaattttattagaGACAAAGAAATGAACGAAAAATCTAATCATACAAATAATGATAGAGAAGCATATAATGTTGAAAATAACAATAGTCTGaaacataaatatgaagaaatgaaaaaaaaattatataaaaaatacaacTATCACGAAATAGGAAGTGATCCACAGAATATCtataaatatgaagataattatgaaaatataaatgaattaaatattcataaaatgttattattgggtttacaaaatatacatataaatgaattaaataaaatgcAAATAAATAGTTTTTTAACAATTCAACAAGgaaaagatataataataaattatccTGACGGGTCAGGTAAAACTATTGCTTATTTATTACctatattaaataatctTTATTTCTTACATGATTATTTagaacaaataatattagaCAGTTACAATGAAAAAGGAAATGTTGTATCTAATAAAAATcttatacaaaaaaattacaaaattaataataattttaatttaaataatgaattaaataattatttattgaaatatagccattataaaaataatgtattttttaaagataATACTTTAGatatatcaaataaaatgaaaaagaaaaaatttgATTTATTACCTTCATCCTTTAATGAAACTAATAAaactaaatatatacaagGAACAGGAGGTAGAAAAAGTAAAAGCGcaggaaaaaataaattcaaTCATTTGAATGATACATCTCTTTCTATggataataatacaaatgaattgataataaataacataagtataatgaataaattaattgaaataataaaaataaataatataaaactCAGCAACTTGAATAGTGATTACACCAATGCAGaggaattaaaaaaattagacaatataataaaatataacataacaaatcgaaataataatatatctgcaaatattaaagatgaaaataaatgtGCAAAGGATAGATATAATGAAGAATCTATCTATAGATATTTAACATTAAACCCTTTACAAATAAACAAAACCGTTGTTATATTAACtattaataaagataaCATAAGTCAAATTAttaatgttataaaaaagttagatatattaaaaagaattaatatACAAACCTTAAACGATGTACCATACAACGATTATAGTAACAATAATGACCATATGATAGATACACAAATTGATGATGtcaaaaataatatgcataatatacatacacaAACACACAAAAgagataataaatataaaagcGCATCAAATAAACTTCATGATGAGAATGTAGATAAGGATTATTATgtaaacaataatataaaagaagaaaattataatttagAAAATTTACAGGTATCAAAAGTTACACATATAGATAATCCAGTATTGTGTAATGATGAAATTATGTGGACATATGCAGATATTTTAATCACAACTCCAGATATATTTCTAAACagttataaaaataataataaaatatccAATAACATAATACCAtctattataatatttgaCGAAATAGATATGTTGTTTCAAAACAATGCGTATAGAAATACaatgatgaatatattccagattattaaaaaaaggCCAGAAATATATAACCCACATATTGATATAAGTAATCATAACattgatattataaatgaatCCATAGACAATGctttaatttataaaaaaagtaatgTTAATGGATATGAAGAGTATATATCACAGGATAGAagtacaaataaaatacataatgataatataaataatatacataatgataatataaataaaatgcataatggtaatataaataatatacataatgataatataaataatatacataatgataatataaataatatacctaatgataatataaataatatacctaatgataatataaataatatacataatgataatataaataatatacataatgataatataaataatatacataataataataataataataaaaacatatatgataataGTAATGATTATACATgttatgataattatagTAAATACGCAAGAAATAGAACGAATGACAAAAGTGACGTGcaattaaataataacattacAAATACATgtaagaatataaatactttttataaaagtaaaaacTATAACAATAGAggaaaagataaaaaagaGGACACTGAATTACCTCTTATacaattaatatatgtatctTCTACCTTACCTTCTGTTGGACCAACCACCGCAGGGAGTATGTTAACAGAAcgttttaataatattgtagAAATTGTAAGTaaagataattataaaatacCCAATAATATACAAACTCAGTGGATagaattaaataaagaaaaaatggtacacttgtatttatatgatgataGAGAAGTTGAagataatttaaaagatgacgaagaaagaaaagaagaatatgaaaataaaaacaattatGTAGATTTAAAAGATGTTTCTTTATCTAACAAAATTAACAAATTTGAAAAATCATCTTTTGAGCATCGATTggatatattaatatatattcttaagAAATATCACGAGAGAACTATAATGTACGATATGAAAAGGTATAATGACAAatgtgatgataatgacaaatgtgatgataatgacaaatgtgatgataataacaaatgtgatgataatgaCAAGTGTGATGAAAAAACAGCTAGTATTAAATactttaataaaaaaaagtttaaATTAATTCATAAATATCCAATACACAAAActataatttttgtaaataGTATAAAAGATtgtattaaaatatataattttctaaAAAAACACAATTGGCCTGTTTTTTCGTTTCATAAAAATCTATCTTTAAATTCAAGAATACAAAATTTACATTCATTTTCTTATACACATACAGcaatattaataacaaCCGATTTGATAAGTAGAGGTatcaatataaaaaatgtagatcatataattaatttcCATTTCCCTTTAGATgtaattacatatattcatagattaggaaaaataaacagattacataataatgtcatggaaaattataataataaaaatataaatacatcTACTTTAAATaggaaaaaaagaaaagacgaaggaaaaaacaaagtccacaaaaaaaaaatatatttagtAACGAATTTAATTTCTACTTCAAATATGCCTTTAGCAGATTCCATAAGGAATTTTGACTATTCAAATACAAGTTTGTTATCCTTATTTTCTCGAAAAAAATCTTTTaagatgaaaaataaaaggaaGATGAATGAGAATACATCTAGcagatatataaatatggaAACATTAAAAGAAATTGAACTTGAAATAAACGATAAGAAGCTGACTAGTTTGTTTGATGTAGATGACGAAAGGGATAAGATACAAAATAACTCTTCATCAGATGAGggtaataaaaataataattatgtgAAGGCCCCTTTTACTGTTTTTACTTTGGAAGATACTGATGATGAGGATGAAAATATGAGcgaatatataaatgacaaatatgatgatgatgataataatacatcAAATAGGGAACGtgaaaaatttaatatgatgggaaaaaaaggaaaaaataaaaataataatgatacCACAAATAATAGgaataatcataataataataataataatatatttatatcatccACAAATACTTATCCAACTAACAATTCGTTTCATTTTAATGAAACAGAAAAAGAAAGCATTCaaagaaattataatattccGAAGAACAGTAATTTGAATATTCCATCATGGGATGATGTACAATTTGAtcacaaaaaatatattatagaaaGGTTTAAACAGAAAGAATGTTATTTAATGAATCAAGTGAAAAGAGGAAAACtcatattaaataatttcgAATCTAATAATGATGAGGATGAActtttgttttaa
- a CDS encoding dna2/nam7 helicase family member, putative — MMEKINEEQKLLDIFVQLIKLENIYELIENKLCYEYLNKDELIEKGILLNNLTIKGITKYDEKNNSYILKLVKKKKHIDTNDLSDDENLDNFPQHMFSKGSIVHFSRKRKKYILGSRKEQTLSYNIKESNKRNCDDKNNTKNNINNNSIINDVVSIYVCSVHKIKKNQISLILRNSTELCKELNVSNMFMLCDKGYFDVCLVSSDISAQRQINAINIMKSNLDNESDILKILFFNKSPSQSSILKRIINIFDEYQKCESKDYNDLCDNMNDNICNNMNDNICNNMNDNICNNMNDNICNNMNDNICNNMNDNICNNMNDNICNNTNDNICNNINDNVGDYNNNYYNPCCRDKNLEKDIPIKKEDVVEEEKNMNTYFKPTPLCTHNNIKLSNDVLNNYIYKCDKINWGIKNLNINQKKAVYSCLFSNDIFCIHGPPGTGKTTVLCELIYQLIQRNYKILVTGPSNVSVDNILRKCVEDLNIKNVVRIGIKSKVKKELHNYCYDEKIKECDSYKLCEDIDNEIEKLKLEINKLKNKKKSDNKIFIDKKQIYNLKWEIKNLNKTRKKKRNIFFKDLINKNNVIFSTCSSTSNYELNKFVKFSNFLFDAVCIDECCQCTEPLCYIPISLSKKNVFLFGDHKQLSPLIKYNKHKNKLNITLFERLINKHKQNISFLLNIQYRMNNLILLWSNKIFYDQKLVSHKSCKEITVDDLFSSNRVNQKENIKSKDNKDNKDNKENKENKDNKENKENKENKDNDKKNKNKNKKNKNNNKNNNKNKNNYNSKKKKNASNKGTNTDNEEEMHNHTNNQANDIIQNYNYCPITWIETDGFDEFLEDIDDIDLMNMESKNVDISEKKNGNSKDLKIKGKDNVDQIKCNDNNKNNDDDIINKRSSEEERKKRKNSPKDHINNDLSEDSDDYNNNMLTKMNDEELMKMVKIDVDDILNLNNKSRSNKGEAYVIYKIIEKMIKIDNINSNNICIITPYSKQTNLLRNIFYDNIYNDQHYLSTYKNIEISTVDSFQGREKEIVVFSLVCSNYFKNIGFLKDYRRLNVAVTRAKRHLVIVGNSNTISNDDVLNQLYETVLESGKVYLVNELIDVEAVILNT; from the coding sequence atgatggagaaaataaatgaagaGCAGAAACTTCTGGATATATTTGTacaattaataaaattagaAAACATATACGAAttaatagaaaataaattatgttATGAGTATTTAAATAAGGATGAATTAATTGAGAAAGgaattttattaaataatttaacCATAAAGGGtataacaaaatatgatgaaaaaaataattcatatattttgaaattagtaaagaagaaaaaacaTATAGATACAAATGATCTAAGTGATGACGAAAATTTGGATAATTTCCCTCAGCATATGTTTAGTAAAGGTAGTATAGTACATTTTTCGAGAAAAAggaagaaatatattttaggTTCAAGAAAGGAACAGACTTTGTCTTACAATATAAAAGAGAgtaataaaagaaattgtgacgataagaataatacaaagaataatataaataataactCAATTATTAATGATGTTGTAAGCATTTATGTATGTTCtgtacataaaataaaaaaaaatcaaataaGTCTTATACTACGAAATTCCACAGAATTATGTAAAGAATTAAATGTAAGTAATATGTTTATGTTATGTGATAAAGGTTATTTTGATGTGTGCTTAGTGAGTAGTGATATATCTGCACAAAGACAAATAAACGctataaatattatgaaaagTAATTTAGATAATGAATCTgacattttaaaaattttgttttttaacAAATCTCCATCTCAGAGTTCGATACTCAAAAGgattattaatatatttgacGAGTACCAAAAATGTGAATCGAAAGATTATAATGATCTGTGtgataatatgaatgacaatatatgtaacaatatgaatgacaatatatgtaacaatatgaatgacaatatatgtaacaatatgaatgacaatatatgtaacaatatgaatgacaatatatgtaacaatatgaatgataatatatgtaacaatatgaatgacaatatatgtaacaatacaaatgataatatatgtaacaatataaatgataatgtgggtgattataataataattattataatccATGTTGTCGTGATAAAAATTTAGAAAAGGATATTCCTATAAAGAAGGAAGATGTTGTGgaagaagaaaagaataTGAATACTTATTTTAAGCCCACTCCTTTGTGTAcccataataatattaaacTAAGTAATGatgttttaaataattatatttacaaatgtgataaaataaactggggtataaaaaatttaaatattaatcaAAAGAAAGCAGTTTATTCTTGTCTTTTTTCAAATGACATATTTTGTATCCATGGACCTCCTGGTACAGGAAAAACAACGGTGTTATGTGAATTAATTTATCAGCTAATTCAAAggaattataaaatattagtAACAGGCCCTAGCAATGTAAGTGTTGATAATATCTTAAGAAAATGTGTTGAAGATTTGAATATTAAGAATGTTGTTCGTATAGGTATAAAATCTAAAgttaaaaaagaattacaTAATTATTGTTATGATGAGAAGATTAAAGAATGTGATAGTTATAAATTATGTGAAGATATTGATAATgaaatagaaaaattaaaattagaaattaataaattaaaaaataaaaaaaaaagtgataataaaatatttattgataaaaaacaaatatataatttaaaatgggaaataaaaaatttaaataaaactcgaaaaaaaaaaagaaatattttctttaaagatttaataaataaaaataatgttattttttcaaCATGTTCAAGTACATCTAATtatgaattaaataaatttgttAAATTTTCAAATTTCTTATTCGATGCTGTGTGTATAGATGAATGTTGTCAATGTACTGAACCATTATGTTATATTCCTATTTCATTATcgaaaaaaaatgtatttttatttggtGACCATAAACAATTATCCccattaataaaatataataaacataaaaataaattaaatattacCTTATTCGAAAGattaattaataaacataaacaaaatatatctttcttgttaaatattcaatatcgtatgaataatttaatattgttatggtccaataaaatattctaTGATCAAAAATTAGTATCTCACAAGTCATGTAAGGAAATTACCGTGGATGATCTTTTTTCATCAAATCGAGTAAAtcaaaaggaaaatataaaatccAAGGACAATAAGGACAATAAGGAtaataaggaaaataaagaaaataaggacaataaggaaaataaagaaaataaagaaaataaggacaatgataagaaaaataaaaataaaaataaaaaaaataaaaataataataaaaataataataaaaataaaaataattataatagcaagaaaaaaaaaaatgctAGTAATAAAGGCACAAATACAGACaatgaagaagaaatgCATAATCATACTAATAACCAAGCAAATGATATTAttcaaaattataattattgtCCTATTACTTGGATTGAAACCGACGGATTTGATGAATTTTTGGAGGATATTGATGATATTGATTTAATGAACATGGAATCCAAAAATGTAGACATAAgtgaaaagaaaaatggTAATTCGAAAGATCTAAAAATTAAAGGAAAGGATAATGTCGATCAAATAAAGtgtaatgataataataaaaataatgatgatgacataattaataaaagatCAAGTGAGGAagagagaaaaaaaaggaagaaCTCCCCAAAGgatcatataaataatgatttatCTGAAGACTCagatgattataataacaatatgTTAACCAAAATGAACGATGAAGAATTAATGAAGATGGTAAAAATAGATGTAGATGATATTCTAAACTTAAATAACAAATCCAGGAGTAATAAAGGAGAAGcatatgttatatataaaataatcgaaaaaatgattaaaatagataatattaatagtaacaatatatgtattattacACCATATTCGAAACAAACTAATTtattaagaaatattttttatgataatatatataatgatcaacattatttaagtacatataaaaatattgaaatatCAACAGTTGATTCTTTTCAAGGTagagaaaaagaaattgtAGTCTTTTCATTAGTGTGTTCAAACTactttaaaaatattggTTTCTTAAAAGATTACAGAAGATTAAATGTAGCAGTAACAAGAGCAAAGAGACATCTTGTTATTGTAGGAAATTCAAATACTATATCAAATGATGATGTATTAAACCAGTTATATGAAACCGTTTTGGAAAGTGGCAAGGTTTATTTGGTAAATGAGTTGATAGATGTGGAAGCAGTTATATTAaacacataa